TGCAGTTGCAGAAAAAATTGGCTATCCAGTCATGCTTAAGGCATCGGCAGGTGGTGGTGGAAAAGGGATTCGTAAGGTTGAAAAGGCAGAAGACTTGGTCGCAGCCTTTGAGACAGCATCCAGTGAAGCCAAGGCCAATTTTGGAAATGGCGCTATGTATCTTGAGCGTGTGATTTATCCAGCTCGTCATATCGAAGTTCAGATTCTTGCAGATCAAGAGGGTCATGTTGTCCATCTTGGTGAACGGGATTGTTCACTCCAACGGAATAACCAAAAGGTCTTAGAAGAAAGCCCATCCATTGCGATTGGCAAAACCCTTCGTCATGAAATTGGTGCTGCAGCCGTTCGTGCAGCAGAGTCTGTTGGCTATGAAAATGCAGGTACGATTGAATTTCTTCTCGATGAAGCGAGTGGCAATTTCTACTTCATGGAAATGAATACTCGTGTGCAAGTTGAACACCCAGTCACAGAGTTTGTTTCAGGTGTTGATATCGTGAAGGAACAGATTCGCATTGCTGCCGGGCAACCTTTACCTTTCAAACAAGAAGATATTGTCCTACGAGGTCACGCTATCGAGTGCCGGATCAATGCAGAAAATCCAGCATTTAACTTTGCTCCAAGCCCAGGAAAAGTCACCAACCTCTACCTTCCAAGTGGAGGAGTTGGCTTGCGTGTAGACTCTGCAGTCTATCCAGGTTATACCATTCCTCCTTACTATGATAGTATGATTGCCAAAATCATTGTTCATGGGGAGAATCGTTTTGATGCCTTAATGAAGATGCAACGGGCACTTTATGAACTTGATATTGAAGGAGTGCAAACTAACGCAGACTTCCAGTTGGATCTGATTTCAGACCGCCGAGTTATCGCTGGTGACTACGATACTTCCTTCTTGATGGAAACTTTCTTGCCAAAATACCAAAAAAAAGAATAAACTTTCAAACAGTATGAGAACTAAAAGGGGGAGTTATGGCTCTATTTAGTAAAAAGGATAAGTATATTCGGATCAATCCCAACCGTTCCGTAAGGCAGAAACCACAAGCCAAGCCTGAGGTTCCGGATGAACTCTTCTCCCAGTGTCCTGGTTGTAAACACACCATTTACCAAAAGGATCTGGGGAGCGAACGAATTTGTCCCCATTGCAGCTATACTTTCCGTATTTCAGCTCAGGAACGCTTGGATTTGACGATTGATTCTGACAGCTTTGAGGAGATGTTTACGGGTATTGAAACTCAAGATCCATTAAACTTTCCTGGCTATCAGAAAAAACTTGCTACTATGCGTGAAAAGACAGGTTTGGATGAAGCAGTACTGACTGGTACAGCTAGCATCAAGGGACAAAAAGTTGCCCTTGGGATTATGGATTCAAACTTTATCATGGCTTCTATGGGAACCGTTGTGGGTGAAAAAATCACGCGCTTGTTTGAGTATGCAACGGTAGAAAACTTACCAGTCGTACTTTTCACAGCTTCTGGTGGAGCCCGTATGCAAGAAGGAATCATGAGCTTGATGCAGATGGCTAAAATCTCTGCGGCAGTTCAA
Above is a window of Streptococcus oralis subsp. dentisani DNA encoding:
- the accC gene encoding acetyl-CoA carboxylase biotin carboxylase subunit, with the protein product MFRKILIANRGEIAVRIIRAARELGIATVAVYSTADKEALHTLLADEAICIGPGKATESYLNINAILSAAVLTEAEAIHPGFGFLSENSKFATMCDEVGIKFIGPSGAVMDTMGDKINAREQMIKAGVPVIPGSDGEVHTAEEALAVAEKIGYPVMLKASAGGGGKGIRKVEKAEDLVAAFETASSEAKANFGNGAMYLERVIYPARHIEVQILADQEGHVVHLGERDCSLQRNNQKVLEESPSIAIGKTLRHEIGAAAVRAAESVGYENAGTIEFLLDEASGNFYFMEMNTRVQVEHPVTEFVSGVDIVKEQIRIAAGQPLPFKQEDIVLRGHAIECRINAENPAFNFAPSPGKVTNLYLPSGGVGLRVDSAVYPGYTIPPYYDSMIAKIIVHGENRFDALMKMQRALYELDIEGVQTNADFQLDLISDRRVIAGDYDTSFLMETFLPKYQKKE
- the accD gene encoding acetyl-CoA carboxylase, carboxyltransferase subunit beta yields the protein MALFSKKDKYIRINPNRSVRQKPQAKPEVPDELFSQCPGCKHTIYQKDLGSERICPHCSYTFRISAQERLDLTIDSDSFEEMFTGIETQDPLNFPGYQKKLATMREKTGLDEAVLTGTASIKGQKVALGIMDSNFIMASMGTVVGEKITRLFEYATVENLPVVLFTASGGARMQEGIMSLMQMAKISAAVQRHSKAGLFYLTILTDPTTGGVTASFAMEGDIILAEPQSLVGFAGRRVIENTVRETLPDDFQKAEFLLEHGFVDAIVKRRELPETIAKLVRLHGGSRG